One window of Medicago truncatula cultivar Jemalong A17 chromosome 2, MtrunA17r5.0-ANR, whole genome shotgun sequence genomic DNA carries:
- the LOC25487241 gene encoding pollen-specific protein-like At4g18596, which yields MTRSFVVVALIVSAFCFSSVLAARVTPNDVPTTNAAANKDDFFIVVGQIYCDPCGFQFESRLSKPLAGVKVTLECTKGDKNVTFVKESTTDETGTYNIECKGDHEEEVCKVNAVNEKGNCRKIMDNESDMIVLTKNMGVPSLVRFVNALGFMTETVDPQCGKVITELGLDKLDD from the exons atgacaagGTCATTTGTTGTCGTTGCTCTCATTGTTTCTGCTTTTTGCTTCTCATCTGTCTTGGCTGCTCGTGTTACACCAAATGATGTACCAACAACTAATGCAGCAGCAAATAAAGATGattttttcattgttgttgGCCAAATCTACTGTGATCCTTGCGGCTTCCAATTTGAGTCAAGACTTAGCAAACCCCTAGCAg GTGTTAAGGTGACTTTAGAGTGCACAAAGGGAGACAAAAATGTGACATTTGTGAAGGAGAGCACCACCGACGAAACTGGTACCTACAACATTGAATGTAAAGGTGATCACGAGGAAGAGGTTTGCAAGGTGAACGCCGTAAATGAAAAGGGAAACTGTAGAAAGATTATGGACAACGAATCCGACATGATTGTCCTCACCAAGAACATGGGTGTTCCTTCCTTGGTTCGTTTTGTTAATGCCCTCGGATTCATGACCGAGACAGTTGATCCTCAATGTGGAAAGGTTATCACTGAGTTGGGTTTGGACAAGCTTGATGATTGA